The region CTGCTGAACGGGGCCACGGCCGCCAATGTCTCCATCGCCGACGGGGCCGTCAGGAACCCGAGCCTCGGCGCCATCCAGTACGCTTCGTCGGCCACGGCGCTCGTATCCGTGAGCGGCGCCAGCAGCAAGGTCACGGTCGGCGGCAAGTAGTCCCCCGCCCCCGCCGGCCGATCAGCCGGCTCAGTACTGATACGAGACCGAGACAGACAGCACGCTGCGGTTGTACTGGAAGACCTTCAAGTTCGACTGCTGCGCGATGATCTGATATTCCACGGCCAGGGTCAGCGGCGATCGCGTCACGCCCCCTTCCTGCCTCTGGAGCCACGGCAACGGATGCTCGACCTTGAAGATGTGGTTCTGCTCGGTGTCGTATCGCTGCCGAGAGCCCGGATTCTGGACGGGCAGAAGCACGTTGGCGTGGAGGTAGTTTCGGAACTGCACGTCCAGGTTGTAGCTCACCCGCGTCAACGCCACGGGCACCGTGTACTGCACGCCGGCCAGGATACGATTTCCTCGATACTGGAAGTCGCGGCCGCTCGTGTCATCCGTGTCCCACTGGTAGCCGAGCCGGAGCCAGTGCCGGTCGCCCTGCCAGTAGAAGGTGTGCGCGAACCCGATCATGTAGTTGATGCCGCTCCGCTCCTCTTCGGGAGGCGCGGGGAAGTCGACAAACTTGGCGAACATCTTGCCCTGGATGCGTCCGATGGGCGTGGTCACGTTGGCGGGTATCCAGGGATTGCCTTCCGGCGACGCGTTCCACTGAATCGTGCCGAACACGGTACCCGTCTGACGCTGGAGGAATTGCTTGCCGCCCAGCGTCTGGTAGTCATAGGCATACTGCGATCCGAGAAGGAAACGGCGGCCCGCCAGCACGCCGGTCTCGATGGCCCCTCGGTAGGTCAGGCCGAGCACCCCGACATGATCCTGAACGCTGAAGTTGGGAAAGTTGTTGACGTAGTTCTCGAAGAACTGGTAGCCGACCGTGGACTCCCATGGCCCCGCGCGCAGCCAGTCATAGGAGAGGGTGAGCGAGGCAAGCTCGCCCGGCGACGTGGTCGACGTGTGCTGGAGCTCCTTGACCACCAGGTCATCGCTCGGGGCGGGAATGACCTTCACGTTGGTGTCGTACGTGAAGCCGAGCCGCAGCTCGGCGTGGAAGCGACTGCCCCCGCCCACGCCCGCGGCAAAGCTATCGCGGAGACGCTCGGCCGGTCCCGTCAGCGCCGATCCGGTGAGACCCCGCGTGGCCGCATCGAGCTCGGCGGCGGCGCGCTCCGGCAATCCCATCACGGCCAGGGCCAGGCCGGTGTAGAAGCGGGTCAGCTGCTGTATGGCCGGGTTCTCCGAGGTCTCGGCGCGCAGCGCCTCCACCGCGGGCGCGTATTGCTTGTTGCGGTACCGCATGAAGCCCACGTAGTAGCCGAGGCCCTCGGTCTTCGGCCGCTCGCGGAAGCATTGCTCCAGGATGGGTTGGGCCAGCTCGTAGCGCTCCTGGGAGAAATACACCACGCCCAGGAGGAACCGCACAGAGAAGTCGTTGGGGGCGAGCGAGCGGGCACGCTCCAGGGACTCGGCGGCCTGGGGCATCCGCTGCTGGGCGATATAGACGAGGCCCATGTAATACCAGGCCTCGACATTCTTCGGCTCCTGCTCGACGGCCTCGCGGAGATGGCCCAGGGCCTCGTCGTATCGCTTGTCTTCATAGGCCAGGATGGCCTGGGCCACGAAGACATCGGTCTCCGACTGCTGGGCCCAGGCTGGCGCAACAGCGCCACCCAGCAAGGCCAAGACCAGGAAACAGGCCAGGGAACAGCGGGCGAGAGGATATCGCATGGGGCCTGGTTTTTTTACCAGAAACGGAGCCCTCCTGCCCCAGAAAACTAGATGCGGTCAACTGTTAGAACGTGCCCCCGCCCCCGCCGCCCATGCCTCCTCCCGAAGATCCTCCGGACAAGCCCCTGCCTCCGCTCCATGAGTCGCC is a window of Candidatus Methylomirabilota bacterium DNA encoding:
- a CDS encoding tetratricopeptide repeat protein; protein product: MRYPLARCSLACFLVLALLGGAVAPAWAQQSETDVFVAQAILAYEDKRYDEALGHLREAVEQEPKNVEAWYYMGLVYIAQQRMPQAAESLERARSLAPNDFSVRFLLGVVYFSQERYELAQPILEQCFRERPKTEGLGYYVGFMRYRNKQYAPAVEALRAETSENPAIQQLTRFYTGLALAVMGLPERAAAELDAATRGLTGSALTGPAERLRDSFAAGVGGGSRFHAELRLGFTYDTNVKVIPAPSDDLVVKELQHTSTTSPGELASLTLSYDWLRAGPWESTVGYQFFENYVNNFPNFSVQDHVGVLGLTYRGAIETGVLAGRRFLLGSQYAYDYQTLGGKQFLQRQTGTVFGTIQWNASPEGNPWIPANVTTPIGRIQGKMFAKFVDFPAPPEEERSGINYMIGFAHTFYWQGDRHWLRLGYQWDTDDTSGRDFQYRGNRILAGVQYTVPVALTRVSYNLDVQFRNYLHANVLLPVQNPGSRQRYDTEQNHIFKVEHPLPWLQRQEGGVTRSPLTLAVEYQIIAQQSNLKVFQYNRSVLSVSVSYQY